One segment of Pleomorphomonas sp. PLEO DNA contains the following:
- a CDS encoding ABC transporter substrate-binding protein, with the protein MSFGINRRTFTVLSAAALMATVAGSALAQSGEYPRNETLYMSGAQWGNIVGFNPYFGNFANGLIGLVNETLFRYDPIADKYIDWLAEKGEWTSPTVYKLTIRSGIKWSDGGDFTADDVKWNIELGKLPTIWWTDLYKSIKSVDVAGNTITVTFDGTPNYQAWSNAIWNIPMMKPSQWKDHANETEITSWTPDAPIGTGPYVFDKAGYDPTTRVVWTKTPDGWWASKAGISPDPKPKYIIDIVNSSNNVALGLLLSGKQDLNNNFLPGVATLISGGYGLHTYYDKPPYMLPAVTSWLLPNTKKAPLDDAAFRRALAFSINTDQIAKVDYGNVVLPASPTGLLPVWDKYIDKEAVKQHGFSYDPKKAAEILDKAGYKKGADGFYQTPKGEPIDLKIEVPSGWSDWMQAVQMISADAKAVGIKITPKYPDFNTYQSQRNTGNFDLMIENSQPLSDTPYTYYRYLYQLPILSSQTNYNFARFEDKKAWDLTVALAKTPRTDIDKMKEITAKLQVTFMDELPMIPLWYNGAWAQMSTTTWKNWPADGTDRQFIPISWRGWLQMTGLDTITHLEPAGQ; encoded by the coding sequence ATGTCGTTTGGTATCAATCGTCGCACCTTTACGGTCTTGTCAGCTGCCGCCCTGATGGCGACGGTTGCCGGCTCGGCGCTCGCGCAGTCGGGCGAATATCCCCGCAATGAGACGCTCTACATGAGCGGCGCTCAGTGGGGCAACATCGTCGGCTTCAACCCCTATTTCGGCAACTTTGCCAACGGCCTGATCGGCCTCGTCAACGAGACGCTGTTCCGCTACGACCCGATCGCCGACAAGTATATCGACTGGCTGGCCGAGAAGGGCGAATGGACGAGCCCAACCGTCTACAAGCTGACCATCCGCTCCGGTATCAAGTGGAGTGACGGCGGCGATTTCACGGCCGATGACGTGAAGTGGAACATCGAACTCGGCAAGCTGCCGACCATCTGGTGGACCGACCTCTACAAGAGCATCAAGAGCGTCGACGTGGCCGGCAATACGATCACCGTCACGTTCGATGGCACGCCCAACTACCAAGCTTGGTCGAATGCCATCTGGAACATCCCGATGATGAAGCCTTCCCAGTGGAAGGATCACGCTAACGAAACCGAAATTACCTCATGGACGCCCGACGCACCGATCGGCACCGGACCCTATGTGTTCGACAAGGCCGGCTATGACCCGACCACCCGCGTCGTCTGGACCAAGACGCCGGATGGCTGGTGGGCCTCGAAGGCCGGCATCTCGCCTGATCCGAAGCCCAAGTACATCATCGACATCGTCAACTCGTCGAACAACGTGGCGCTCGGGCTGCTGCTTTCCGGCAAGCAGGACCTCAACAACAACTTCCTGCCGGGCGTGGCGACGCTGATCAGCGGCGGCTATGGCCTGCACACCTATTACGACAAGCCGCCCTACATGCTGCCGGCCGTCACGTCCTGGCTGTTGCCCAACACCAAGAAGGCGCCGCTCGACGACGCGGCTTTCCGCCGGGCGCTGGCCTTCTCCATCAACACCGACCAGATTGCCAAGGTCGACTACGGCAACGTCGTCCTGCCTGCCAGCCCGACCGGCCTCCTGCCGGTTTGGGACAAGTATATCGACAAGGAAGCGGTTAAGCAGCACGGCTTCAGCTACGACCCGAAGAAGGCGGCCGAAATCCTCGACAAGGCCGGATACAAGAAGGGTGCCGACGGCTTCTACCAGACGCCGAAGGGCGAGCCGATCGACCTCAAGATCGAGGTTCCCTCGGGCTGGTCGGACTGGATGCAGGCGGTGCAGATGATCTCGGCCGACGCCAAGGCGGTGGGCATCAAGATCACGCCGAAGTATCCAGACTTCAACACCTACCAGTCGCAGCGCAACACCGGCAATTTCGATCTGATGATCGAAAATTCCCAGCCGCTTAGCGACACGCCCTATACCTACTACCGCTACCTCTACCAGCTGCCGATCCTGAGTTCGCAGACCAATTACAATTTTGCGCGCTTCGAGGACAAGAAGGCTTGGGATCTTACCGTGGCGCTCGCCAAGACGCCGCGCACCGACATCGACAAGATGAAGGAAATCACGGCCAAGCTGCAGGTCACCTTCATGGATGAGCTGCCGATGATCCCGCTGTGGTACAACGGTGCTTGGGCGCAGATGAGCACCACGACCTGGAAGAACTGGCCGGCCGACGGCACCGATCGCCAGTTCATCCCGATCTCGTGGCGCGGCTGGCTTCAGATGACCGGCCTCGACACCATCACCCATCTCGAACCGGCCGGCCAATAA
- a CDS encoding LacI family transcriptional regulator produces MSHDETRIESAAEQPRSSVRPTLKTIARLAGLGVTTVSRALHDAPDIGEETKARVRQLAQSLGYQPNRAGVRLRTGRSHVIALVLATESEELGINSQLIYGISEVLTATSYQLVVMLHDPAADPLGPIRNIVEAGAADGILFARIEPRDARVRFLTEHGVPFVTHGRTDMSIEHPYFDFDNDAYAESAVRRLASLGRRRLALLAPPLHLTYALHMTAGFHRGIVALGLERISVDTIDTDSPHELIQADVFRLIESGTRPDGFVCGSAVAALAVTAGAEAAGLVLGCDFDVVVKESSNLFRKFRPAIETAHEDFRAAGRWLAKTIVDRIEGTADASVHFLDVPRLAVPEQRETVVAGGA; encoded by the coding sequence ATGTCCCACGACGAGACGCGCATAGAAAGCGCGGCGGAACAGCCGCGATCATCGGTTCGACCGACGCTCAAGACCATTGCCCGTCTTGCCGGCCTTGGCGTGACGACGGTGTCGCGCGCCCTGCATGATGCGCCCGACATCGGCGAGGAAACCAAGGCGCGTGTCCGCCAATTGGCCCAAAGCCTGGGCTACCAGCCGAACAGGGCTGGCGTGCGCCTTCGGACCGGGCGCAGCCACGTCATTGCTCTGGTGCTAGCCACCGAATCCGAGGAGCTAGGCATCAATTCGCAGCTCATCTATGGCATTTCCGAGGTGCTGACGGCCACCAGCTACCAATTGGTGGTCATGCTGCACGACCCAGCTGCCGATCCGCTTGGACCAATCCGCAACATTGTCGAGGCTGGCGCCGCCGATGGCATTCTGTTCGCTCGCATCGAGCCGCGGGACGCTCGGGTTCGCTTCCTCACCGAACACGGCGTGCCGTTTGTAACCCACGGTCGCACCGATATGAGTATCGAACATCCCTATTTCGACTTCGACAACGACGCCTATGCGGAAAGTGCCGTGCGCCGTCTTGCAAGCCTCGGTCGACGCCGCCTAGCGCTGCTCGCGCCGCCGCTCCATCTGACTTACGCTTTGCATATGACGGCGGGCTTCCATCGCGGCATCGTCGCTTTGGGGCTCGAGCGAATCTCCGTGGATACGATCGATACCGATAGTCCTCATGAACTTATCCAGGCCGATGTGTTCCGCCTGATCGAAAGCGGGACGCGGCCGGACGGCTTCGTCTGCGGCAGTGCCGTGGCGGCGCTGGCGGTGACCGCCGGTGCCGAGGCGGCAGGCCTTGTACTCGGCTGCGACTTCGATGTGGTGGTGAAAGAGTCCTCGAACCTGTTCCGTAAGTTTCGGCCGGCCATCGAGACGGCCCACGAGGATTTCCGTGCCGCCGGGCGTTGGTTGGCCAAGACGATAGTTGACCGCATCGAGGGCACCGCTGACGCGAGCGTCCACTTTCTCGACGTACCACGGCTGGCCGTTCCTGAGCAGAGGGAGACGGTGGTCGCCGGCGGCGCTTGA
- a CDS encoding autotransporter domain-containing protein, giving the protein MFHSIFDYRQTRQRAAGMTACTGKAVGRHAALIISAAKIQLMCFGLITLTAPVAFAQEPWIMVERNFFAGNDADAARGQGVTTDGSRWYFSGTHSLEIADDTFNTITIDKNAIASQLQIPSELSRVGLNHIGDIDYANGLLYISLDSSNRDPVTGNKYSNPVFAIYDAETLSFTGKAYALNPPHGVHDIASWVAIDAEKGLAYGIAYDNATELTVYNLADFSFNKYIPLSAVVDQAQGGKILDGWMYFATDNDDKKLMRANLLTGEVETIGNLKLDAEQEVEGLSIRYTKDGWSLNVLNREESVPGNGQGGVAFYKYLRPYGNVLSGEIHSDIAGALQEDSRFLREATNRRLQSAFDATELPSVKDGQSAQDAGGPAFWSEALASTSKHGNTGDAADFDRSLHGLIAGVDVPIDRWRLGFVGSYSRGSFDVGQRRSSGDSDNYEIGTYAGTRLGDFGLRFGAAYGRHQISTKRDVVFPAFAEHLTAEYDAMTAQAFGEVDYRIKLDRLDLSPFAGLAYVHLKTDGFSEDGGSVAALSSDDQSWNNSFSTVGLRASVPIQLDAVEGHVRGMIGWQHAFGDTATEKQLTFKSGADFTSTGVPIAKDALGLNFGMDLALTKQTLLSADYSGQFADNEQSHAVKVNFKVEF; this is encoded by the coding sequence ATGTTCCACTCGATCTTCGACTATCGGCAGACCCGGCAGCGCGCCGCGGGCATGACCGCCTGCACGGGGAAAGCCGTCGGCCGGCACGCCGCGCTGATCATCTCGGCTGCGAAAATCCAGCTGATGTGTTTTGGCTTGATTACCCTGACGGCTCCGGTGGCTTTCGCCCAGGAGCCCTGGATCATGGTTGAGCGAAACTTCTTCGCTGGTAACGATGCTGATGCGGCGCGTGGGCAGGGCGTAACCACCGACGGCAGCCGCTGGTATTTCTCGGGCACCCACTCGCTCGAAATCGCCGACGACACCTTCAACACGATCACGATCGACAAGAACGCCATCGCCTCACAGTTGCAGATCCCTTCCGAGCTGTCGCGGGTCGGCCTTAACCATATCGGTGACATCGATTACGCCAATGGTTTGCTCTACATTTCTCTCGATTCCAGCAACCGCGATCCGGTGACCGGCAACAAATACAGCAATCCGGTTTTCGCCATCTATGATGCGGAGACTCTGAGCTTCACCGGCAAGGCCTATGCGCTCAATCCGCCGCATGGCGTTCATGATATCGCCAGTTGGGTCGCCATCGATGCCGAGAAGGGCCTTGCCTATGGCATCGCCTACGACAATGCCACCGAACTCACGGTCTATAATCTCGCCGATTTCAGCTTCAATAAATATATCCCGCTTTCCGCGGTGGTCGACCAGGCACAGGGCGGCAAGATCCTCGATGGTTGGATGTATTTCGCCACCGACAATGATGACAAGAAACTGATGCGGGCCAATCTTTTGACAGGTGAGGTCGAGACCATAGGCAACCTCAAGCTCGATGCCGAGCAGGAGGTCGAAGGCCTTTCAATTCGGTATACGAAGGATGGCTGGTCGCTCAACGTTCTTAATCGCGAGGAGAGTGTGCCGGGCAATGGACAGGGAGGCGTGGCCTTCTACAAATATCTCCGCCCCTATGGAAACGTGCTTTCGGGCGAAATACATAGCGATATCGCTGGCGCACTTCAGGAAGACAGTCGTTTCCTGCGTGAGGCGACCAATCGTCGCCTCCAGTCCGCCTTCGATGCTACCGAGCTTCCCTCCGTCAAGGACGGGCAGAGCGCTCAAGATGCCGGTGGCCCCGCCTTCTGGAGCGAGGCGTTGGCCTCGACAAGCAAGCACGGCAACACCGGCGATGCCGCTGACTTCGATCGCTCGCTGCACGGCCTCATCGCTGGCGTCGATGTGCCGATCGACAGGTGGCGTCTCGGCTTCGTCGGCAGCTATAGCCGTGGCAGCTTCGATGTCGGCCAACGCCGCTCTTCCGGCGATAGCGACAATTACGAGATCGGCACCTATGCCGGCACGCGGCTCGGTGATTTCGGCCTGCGCTTCGGTGCGGCCTATGGCCGCCATCAGATCTCGACCAAGCGAGATGTCGTCTTCCCCGCTTTTGCCGAGCATTTGACGGCAGAGTATGATGCGATGACCGCCCAAGCCTTTGGCGAGGTCGACTATCGGATAAAGCTCGACCGCCTGGACCTCTCGCCCTTTGCAGGCTTGGCCTATGTCCATCTGAAGACGGATGGCTTCTCGGAGGATGGCGGTAGCGTGGCGGCGCTGTCGAGCGATGATCAAAGCTGGAACAACAGCTTCTCCACCGTTGGCCTGCGCGCATCGGTGCCGATCCAGTTGGACGCGGTGGAAGGGCATGTCCGTGGCATGATTGGCTGGCAGCACGCCTTTGGCGACACTGCGACCGAGAAGCAGCTCACGTTCAAGTCCGGCGCCGACTTCACCAGTACCGGCGTCCCCATTGCCAAGGACGCGCTGGGGCTCAATTTCGGCATGGATCTGGCACTAACCAAGCAGACGCTACTGAGCGCCGATTATTCCGGCCAGTTTGCCGACAATGAACAAAGCCACGCTGTGAAAGTGAACTTCAAGGTCGAGTTCTGA
- a CDS encoding DUF3563 domain-containing protein yields the protein MFGTLKHLTKTFRAPAAAKREFIYVTVGTDRYDFDARQRQVAGNLRGERAFSC from the coding sequence ATGTTTGGCACCCTGAAGCACCTCACCAAGACCTTCCGCGCCCCCGCCGCCGCCAAGCGCGAATTCATCTACGTCACAGTGGGCACCGATCGCTATGACTTCGATGCCCGCCAGCGTCAGGTCGCCGGCAACCTCCGCGGCGAGCGAGCCTTCAGCTGCTGA
- a CDS encoding FadR/GntR family transcriptional regulator gives MLFNSSSPQGSASVSVHAKLLNLLGRSIVRGELLPGDPLPNADDWSAAHGVSRTALREVIKVLAGKGMVEARPKTGTRIRARADWNFLDPDILAWRYGPQSTFEEARALFELRRAIEPSAGAIAARRASEEQIAALKESYERMERFVDDNERFTEADLAFHQNILHMTGNELFGSLASLIATALLISFRLSDDNPYGQRPSLPLHLGVYEAIAQRDAEAASSRLIELIDLSEADVNRSLSARREREAERSRAP, from the coding sequence ATGCTTTTCAACAGTTCGAGCCCGCAGGGATCGGCGAGTGTTAGCGTGCACGCGAAGCTACTCAATCTGCTTGGACGCAGCATCGTGCGCGGCGAGCTTCTGCCGGGCGACCCACTGCCCAACGCCGACGATTGGAGCGCGGCGCATGGCGTCAGCCGCACGGCGCTTCGCGAGGTCATCAAGGTGCTGGCCGGCAAAGGTATGGTCGAAGCGCGGCCGAAGACAGGGACGCGTATCCGGGCGCGTGCTGACTGGAATTTCCTTGATCCCGATATTCTCGCCTGGCGTTACGGCCCTCAGTCAACCTTCGAGGAGGCCCGGGCGCTTTTCGAATTGCGCCGTGCCATCGAGCCGAGCGCCGGCGCGATTGCAGCCCGGCGCGCCAGTGAGGAGCAGATCGCAGCTCTCAAAGAGAGCTATGAGAGGATGGAGCGGTTCGTCGACGACAACGAGCGGTTCACCGAGGCGGATCTCGCATTTCACCAGAACATTCTGCATATGACCGGCAACGAACTGTTCGGCTCCCTGGCGAGCCTGATCGCCACAGCCTTGCTGATCAGCTTCAGACTGTCAGATGACAATCCTTATGGCCAGCGCCCTTCACTCCCCTTGCATTTGGGGGTCTACGAGGCGATCGCCCAACGCGATGCCGAAGCCGCAAGCAGCCGTTTGATCGAGCTGATCGACCTCTCGGAGGCTGATGTCAATCGCTCGCTGTCGGCACGTCGTGAGCGCGAAGCTGAAAGATCGCGCGCACCTTGA